The genomic window CACCGATGAGATCCCTTCGACAACCTCACCATCCACCGGAATAATTTCACCCGCCCGGACTATTACCATATCCCCCACTTGAAGGGCGGTGGCGTTGACCTCCGATTCCTTTCCTTCCGGCGTTAGTAGCCGTGCCTTATCGGCCTGGAGTTTTATCAATTTCTGGAGTGCATGGCTTGCCCTGCCTTTTACCCGTTCCTCCAGATACTTTCCGATGCGGATAAAGGCAATCAGCATCACTGCCGTCTCAAAGAATGCATGGCCTGACGCACCAAAGGAACCAAAAACCGCAAAGACGCTATACATATAGGCAGACAGGACACCCAGGGAAACCAGCACGTCCATATTGGCAAAGAGGTTTTTGATGGACTTATAGGCGCTGACAAAGAAATCCATCCCCGGTCCCAGCAACGTTACGGTAGCAATCCCCATCATAATATAAGGCATGAAGATGTGCACTGAAGATGGCATAGGCGCATACATCAGCACCATCATAGCGATGGAGGACATGATGCTGAGGAGAAGCCATCCCATCTGGATGGAGGCTTTGGAGGTCTGATCCAGCCGGACGCGTTCTTTGGCAGTATAGCCAATCTCCTTTACATACCTTGTGATTTGAGCCTTGTTCGTAACACCGGCATCATACGTTACAATCCCCGTTGCACGGGGAAAATTAATCCGTGCGGACTTAATCCCTTCCAAGTCCTTTAGTTTCCGCTCAATCGTCATGGCACAATTGACGCAGTGCATGCCGGTAATATCAAATTTTATCGTCTGTTCGGTCATGGTTCAGCCCGTGCTATTCAGATCATGTGAAAATAAGCAACGCGTCAGGGTTAATCACCCCACAATACCTTTTTAACATCTTCTTTTTCAAGAAGCTCTTTCCCGGCGCCTTCTAAGAATATTGAGACTATTTTAAAAACATAGCCCCGGTGAGCGATCTCAAGCGCCATGCGTGCATTTTGCTCGACGAGGAGGATACTTGTTCCTGATTTATTTATCTCTACAATTTTTTCAAAGATTGTATCCACATAATCGGGCGATAAACCCACCGATGGTTCATCAGCAAGAAGCAATTTCGGCCTTTGCATCATCGCCCTTCCAAAGGCAAGCATCTGCTGTTCACCGGTGGATAACGTACCGGCTTTTTGTTTGATTCTTTGCTTCAATGCTGGAAAAAGCCCAAAAATTTTTTCGATGTCATTTTGGATATTTTTATCTCTTCGCAAAAAGGCGCCCATTTCAAGGTTTTCCAATACCGTCATTGACGGAAACAATCTTCTGCCATCCGGAACGAGAGATATGCCTTTATGGACAAGTTCATCAGGACGCAACCCTTTAATGCTTTCATCCTGAAATAGAATATCTCCGGCTTGCAGCTTTATCAAGCCAAAAATGGCCTTCAGCGCCGTTGACTTTCCAGCGCCATTGGGGCCTACCAGCGCTACAATTTCTCCAGAATCAACCCGAAAAGACACCTCTTCAATGGCCCTTACGCTGTTATAGGAAACACTTATCTTCTTTGCCTCAAGAAACAACTCTTCTCCCCTTTCCCATATAGGCCTCAAGAACTATTTCATTTTCTTGAATCTCTTTCGGCGTGCCTTCCGCTATCTTCTTGCCATAATTCAGGACAATAACCTTGTCAGAAATATCCATCACAACCTTCATATTATGTTCAATAAAAAGTATGGTTTTCCCTGAAGATTTAAGTCTCCTGATGATATCGAGAAGTACTGGTATCGTTTTGGGGTAGACACCCGCCGTTGGCTCGTCAAAGAGATAAAGTGCGGAATCCGTTCCAAGTGTCCTTGCAATCTCGAGGAGTCTCCTTTGGCCATGAGACAGGTTTCCTGCAAATTCGTCTCTCTTTAATTCAAGCTCTACTGTGCTGAGTAATTCCATTGCCTTTTCTTTGTTTCCCCTTTCCTCCCTCAACATTTCCGATACCCTGAATAGAGCTGCTGTAAGGCTTTCGCCCTTATTGTATTTCATGCCAAGCAATACATTTTCAAGGACGGTCATCTGCGGGAATAATCTGATCGTCTGGAATGTCCTCCCGATGCCGAGATTAAAGATTTTGTGGGGGCCATATGTGTGATATCCCTTCCTTTGAATGAGGTCTTGCCCGCCGTTGGCTTCAGAAATCCGGTGATCAGATTAAAGGTCGTTGTCTTGCCAGAACCATTCGGACCAATGAGGGCGGTAATAGTCCCTTTTTTAATGTCAAAGGAAAGGCTGTCAACGGCATGTATCCCATCAAAGGTCTTAATCAAATTTTTGACTTGAAGTATTTCCATAAACTCAAAACCGGTATTTTCCAACAATCCCTTGCGGCCTTTTAATTATCAAAATAATCAAGAGCAGTCCGTATATCATCTGCCTGAGGGGAGCGTCTACGGAGCCCGGCATGCCGAGAAACCTCAGCATCTCCGGGAAGATAACGAGGATCAATGCGCCGAGAAAAGAACCTTTCATACTTCCCATACCTCCAAAAACAACCATTAAAAGCACCGCAATCGATTCCATCGGCGTAAAGCTCGAAGGGTCTATGAAGGTAATGTAGTGCGCATAGAGGCTCCCTGCAATACCGGCAAAGAATGCCCCTATAACAAAGACGAGGAGCTTGTATTTATTAATATCCTTTCCCATGGAAAGGCTCGCCAGCTCGTCCTCTCTAATGCTTTTCAGGATTCTCCCGAATGGGGAATGCGCAATCCTGTTAATGATACATGGCGTTATAAAAACGAAAACGATGACCAACATCAAATACGTCCAAACCGCCTGAATCTCAAATCCGGGGAGAGAGAACCCTGGTATGCCCGGCAAACCCATGGGTCCCCTTGTCAAGTCGACCCAGTTTTTCGATACCGCATAGATAATCACTCCCAGTCCAAAGGTGGCAAGGGCAAGGTAGTCCCCTTTCAGTCGTATGGATGCAAATCCGACAACGAGACCTGAGAGAGACGCAATGCAAGCCCCGGAGACAAGACCCAGCCAGGGAGAAATCCCATAATTCAGGGCGAGCAGGCTTGATGCATAGGCGCCAACACAGGCAAAGGCAATATGCCCCAACGACGGCAGCCCCGTAAAGCCAACGATAAGGTTGAGGCCGAGGGTTAGAATGATGTAAATACCTGCAATGACGAGTATGTGAAGGAAATATTCCATGAGTTAGTTGTTGGTTGTTAGCTACGGCTTTATCATTGAGAGAATTAATGAGTCCTTGAAGGAGTCTGCCAATTTCAGCGATATTCAGAGGGATTGAGGTTGTAGCCTTTCTTACCTGAGAGGTAAGACCATAAACTTCGGTTTTGGGAAAGCTTTTACTTTTTTGATAAACTAATTCACAGAAAACCATTGCCTTCTTCCAAACTTCAAGCTTTTCAAATCTATACACAAAAACCCCTTTCCCGAATACTTCCAACAACTAACAACTAACAACCAACAACCAAAATCAGTATCTGAATATCCGTTATAACAGCCCCCAGAATTTGGTGGCCTTCCTTTACCGTCCCTGTCCTTAAGGTAAGTATCTGCGCTCCATAAATAAGCTGGAGCAGGTTTTGGACGAAGATAAATACACCAAAGGACGCTATGAGAAAAACCAGGGCAGGTGCATTGCTTTTCCGCAAAGGGAGATAAACAGCCCTGTCGATGACAATGCCAAGCAAGGCGGAAAATGTGGAGGCAAGAAAGAATGAGATGATCGGATTTATCCCAAGAGATATGGAAAGGCTATAGGCACAATAAGCGCCCGCCGTATAAACGATACCGTGTGCGAAGTGAAAAAATCGGACAGTTTTATAGATAATGGTAAAGCCGAGGGCGATAAGGGCATAAATAGAACCGGCGATAATGCCGTTTAAAAAGAGTTGGTTAAACAATCAATCATCCTGTTTAAGATTCTTCAAATTCAAGTCGTCTGACCCACAATTTCCCGAACATGCAATATTTCCTTTTTACTCATCAGCCTGATGTCCTTTGAAGTAAGGGTAAGGACTGCAATTGTTCTTCCCTCAGCAGTCACAAATTCAACCTCAAAGGCATTGCCGTCGCTATAGCAATGCACCACCGCCCCTATATCACCCTGTTTTAAGCCATATTCATCAATGTCATGCCTCAAAACAACGGTATCTAATTCTCTAATCATAATACTTTCTCCTTATTAAGATTGCCTATATCGGATAAGCGGTCACAAAACGCGGACAACCCTGATCCCTATCAATAATCCAGACTGTCCGCATTTTAACGGATTCGCCTGCCGCTGTTTGAAGCAATCCATCAATAATATATTTTACACCATGTGACGACAAAATCGTCTCCTTTATATCCTGAGAATGGGCAATATTTATCAACCCCTGCTTGAGCAGGTGAGTATTTGTGTCGTTAAAACCAACAGAGCGTAAGAATTTAGCCTTAGATTTACCAACTGAATGTGTTTCTGACAGCAAATAGTCCTTCAGTTTTGAAATGGGAATATAGGCTTTTTCTCTGTTAGGGAGTTGCATCGCCATCTGCAAATCTCAATACTAAGGCATTTGTCATTTTGTAACACCATAAAGATAATGGTCATGATGCTCGGCAAGGTCTTCTATTCCAGTTTCTATAGCGATATTTTTTAAATCCCAAAGGGGGGCTTTCTCCTTTTTGGCTATCGCCCTTTTTTTACCTTTTTTCTTACCTGCCTTTAAATTTTTAATTACTTCGAGTAATTCTGGTATATCTTCGTCAAGAACATCCTGTAATTCTTTGATAATTTCATCTTTGTATTTAATTTGTTGGGACATTTTTCATCCAATCTATAAAAACCAGTTTAACAAAACCTAAACTCTAATATCTAATCTTAATCAGCCATAAAGAAATTTTCCCTTTTTGAATATTTTGTTTACAAAAGGATCGCCAAGGGCAATGCGTTCTTCAACCTCTTCCGGCTTGTATTTTCTAACAAGTTGGTTTTTGATGTTTTCTATCTCTTTCAAAGCAACGTCTTTTTTCATTTGAATTTTGAATAATCCCACATCTCGACTTCCAGGAAATTGAGATGTTTAAGCATCCTCTGTTTTAGTTCTCTCTCAAATTGTCTCCTCTCAAGGAAGTCATCAAAGATCATCTCCCTGAAATCCTCTGCCTCGCGCGTCACAACCTCCATAAAATCAAGTTCATACTCTATAGGATGCCTTTTTTCAGGATAAAAATAAACCGCTATGCGATATCCGACAGCTTTGTCGCAGCGCCGCCTCTTGCCTGAGAACCGAATAAAAAGGCAAAGGCGACACCCTTGCGGCTTTCAAAGTAGCGTTTCAAAGCTTCTATGTCACGAACGGCAATCATTTTCATGTTTAACACCCCCTAAACCTGTCATTTCGTGCATTCTTTTTACAAATGCCCAACTGGTATAGTTTCTGTCCTTTCAGGCTGCCGTCTTCCACTGGCAATCTCTTCAACTCCTTGCAAAATAGAAGAATGATAATACCGGTAGCCGCACAGGTTGCACACGCCAACGGGCACGTCTTCAAGCATAATAAAGCCCGTTTTATGCTTAAAAACTTCCTGTTTTACCAATCGTTCTTTAACAATACCTTCACAATATTCACATTTATAACCGTACATAATTTGCCCTTCTTCCATTAAATTCAATTAATTTTGTATACCGTAATAATCAGAAAAGTCCCTGTTTCTTTGAGTCTCCCTACAACTTCTATTGGTGTAGATTGATCGGTACCTACACCATTGATTATAAATTTAATACCACGCGGATCATCTTTTTCTTTCCTTATAACTTTACCGCTTAAAATAGTGCTTTCAACGTCATAAATTACAAGTTTATCCTCTGCCATTTCCTCAACGGCATGATACGTTAAGTCATAGTTACCAGATCTAATTGCATTACGTATTTTATCAATTACCTGTCGACTCATTATTTTTTCTATAATAAGCCTTCAAAACTATATAACATCTCATCACATAAAATATATTGTGAATTCATTTATTAAAAATCTCACGAGATGCCACTTTCCAACCCAGCGCTGAAACAAATACATTGGTATCAGGCACTACCTTCTTGCCCATTTAACCCGACTTTCGCAATTCGAGGGGTATACAACCCGCTAAGCCAGGAAAATCAAGGGGTCATGTAAAAAGGTCGGCACTACAGGCCGACCTGCCCGGATACGTAAACCTTGGGCGGCGGTTGTTCAGGAAGCGTTAATCCCAACTGCGCCAAAAGGAGTAAAACGTCCTTCTCCGGCTGGGTATAACGGCTCATGACAATATGACGGCCATCCGTGGTCGGTAAATGAACGTCTATCATTTGAATGCCCGACAGTTTTTCCAAAATCGCTTCAGACGTCAGCCCTCCGGCCCTCCCCCGCGCAAGATTGCGCAGTGTCGTGTGGAGACAAAAAGCCAAAAAGGAAACAAAGATATGGGCTTCAATTCTCCGTTCCAATTGATGCCATAGGGGGCGGACGGAAAGAGACCCCTTCAAGTCCTTAAATGCCTGTTCTATCCGCGTCAACAGCAAATAATTTTCCCAGACGGTTTCTGGCGCGGTGGCCTGCATGTTGGAACGAAGCAAATAACGCCCCTCGCGCCGATACGCCTGCCTCAGGCGTTCCCGATCCAAACTGAACCGGAACGTATTCTCATTGACCGGTTCCTGCGGTTTGGGAATGGAGATCGTGACCAGCCTGTAGTCTCGTCCGGCTTCTCTCTTTAACGCGCCAATATGCATGAGCAGGTCATCGTGCGTGAGGGCTTTTCGATTGCGAAGTTCGCGCAAGCCCACCCACAGACGTCTGAGTCTGCGCCGACGCATGGCACGCTCCTTAGACACCCGGTCATGGCTTTCCACGTAAACGTAAAACTCCGATTCCTGCCGAAGAACTTTCACGCGGACGCTCTCCCTCGCCCGCATCCAGGTTTGTTCGAGTAGCGGTTTTTCTACTCTCGTCAAATGCCCCTTCGGAGTCCCAACCAAATAATCAATCCCGCGCTCACGCATCTTTTCCAACATCTCCTCCGTTGGAATACCGCGATCCATAAGCCAGGTGCGCCGGAATTTCCCATACTGCTTTTCAATCCGATCCAGTCGGAGGTGGGTCACTTTCAAAATACGTACTCGTCAAATCATACAGCAGTACATCGTACTTCGCCCCAAAGAGCTTGCCCCACTTCTCCTTTAAATAGGCAAACAGCTCGTCCCGATGCTCAAGCAACAAATCCAAACAACGATACGCCTTGTCCTTCTGCGCCAGGGAATAATCCTCTCCCAGCAGATCGCCTGTTGCGCTCCGCACGTACCACTCACGGTGAAAACGAAATTCGCTTCCCGGATCGATCAACCGGTAACAGACAAGCGCCTTCAGTATATTCAACCAGCTTGTCCCCTTCCGGCTTGACGGCAGACGCATCCTCCAGAATGTGTCCAGTTCCAGCATATTCCATAGCGCGGCACAGCCGCAACCAAATTTCCTTTATGAAAGCGGGGAGATTGCTTCGGAAAAGGCCCTCGCAATGACACCGGCCATGCACTTTGATGGTACACTGCATGTTGTCATTGCGAGTGAAGCGAAGCAATCTTTCACTCATAAAAAACGGTACCTCCTGAAAGGGGTTTGTGAAAAAACTCACAGAAAAAAGAAGTTTTTATACAGTAATACTATACATACAATCCCAACCAGCTTGCTCCCCACTCCCGCGGATGGCGCAGCTCTATTTTGTCCAACCGCACCCGAACGGTCTCACCATCCGGTATCGGCATGGCTTCCCGGTCATCCGGAAACAATGCCAGTTGTCTTGGCCTGGGTTCTTTACCCGACACCGCCTCTATCGTCCGAACCCACCCAGCCCGTTGATTGTCATTGAGTTCTCCCAAAGAGAGAACCTGCCGCTGCACCACCCTTCTTCCGCTGACCCGGCGGTTCTCTACCATGCTCCAATAACGGTGGGTTTTTCCATCTTTCGTTCGTGTCTTTTCCCGGAGAAGCATGCGAGCATTTTCGCACTTCCTCCTGCATGCGTCAAGAGGGTAGGTCGGCACTACAAGCCGTTTTGAAAATTCACCCCTTGAATATCACGGGTTTCCTGGCGACTCTTGCCCAAAAATAAACTTTTTTGGGCGCGAATTGCGAAAGTCGGGTTAATAGCCTCGGCCACCACATCTTCCCTTAGCCCTTCCTTTTTTAAATCGTTTCTCTGTTTTTTCAGAGAGGCTCTTAAAACGTTCAGAGAGAGAAGGCCTCTGAACCTTTTTAATCACAAGATATCTTTCCCACTGAACAAAAAAAGCTCATCATCAAGCTTCAAGCTCAATGACTTTTTTGTCTCTTTGAGAAGTTTTGAATCACCTGTTCTATCTAAGGTGAAAAGTTTATCCATTTCTTTCTCCCGCAATTCATTGCTTTCTTTTTGCTAAAGTCTACTGTCTATGGTCTGTTTGTCCGAAGCCTATTAATTGGTCATCCATAAAGAATCTTTCCCTTTTTGAATATTTTGTTTACAAAAGGATCGCCAAGGGCAAGGAGTTCTCAGCCGCTAACAACGAACAACCAAAATTTAACAACCCAACCCGAACGAGTCGGAAAAGAAATACGGTAGGGGTAGGTTTCAAACCTGCCCCTACACAGTGTGAAAAAAACATTTTTGCCGAAAATGTCAAAATATTTTTTATTAGACACCATACGAGTCCTCAGTCCAAAGTCCCTGGTCTACCGTCTACTTTTCCACCCCGAGCCGCTGAGCCAAAAAGGACAATCTTTCTCCGGCTCGTATTTTTCAATAAGCCAGGCTGCGAGGGTGTTGAGTTGTTTTAAAAGGGTTATTTTATCCATAGTTACTGTGTCTTTTAATCCCCTGCTATCTTTTTCTCAAGATACGCCAAGGAAATCCTCAAAGATCATTTCCCTGCAATCCCCTGCCTCGCGCGTCACAAACTCCATGCAATCAAGATAAAGGCCCCCGTCATTTATTGTAAGGGGAATGCCCCTGATTGCGCTTGCAGGCACGCATTATATCAAACACTCTGCTGCGGCTATTGCAACCCGGATCACATTCTCTTCTCCGGCCTTCAGCGCCTCTTTTGTTATCTTTCCCGTGCCACCCCTGTTTACCACTCCTGTTATACAGCCACCTCTGAGTCCCATGGAAGCCGTAAGGGTCAGGACGGTTGATGATTCCATCTCGTAGTTCAGCACGTGGAGCCTTTGCCATTCGTTCGTTGACCCCTGAAATCTCTTCAGAACATATTTCGTAAACGAATCGTTTCGCTCCTCACCCGGATAAAAGGTATCGGAAGAGGCCGTCACGCCCACGTGATACGGCGCATTCGTCTTCTTTGCCCCTTCAATAAGGGCATTGATGACCTCATGATGGGCGACCGCCGGATATTCGATCGGCGCATAATGGGTCGACGCCCCGTCGAGACGCACCGAGCCGGAGGTAATGATGACGTCTCCAATATTGATAAACTGCTGAATCGCCCCGGTTGTCCCCACCCGGAGGAATGTTTCTATTCCCAATTGTGCCAGTTCGTCAATGGCTATCGACGCCGATGGCCCCCCGATCCCGGTGGAAGTAACAAGGAGAGGCCTTCCGCCGATCTCCGCCAGGTAGGTGCAGAATTCCCGTTTCCAGGCCAATTTTTCATTCCCCGTTCGATAAATCCCTGAAATGGTTTCTGCAATAATTTGAGACCTGAAGGGGTCGCCGGGCAGCAATGCGATTTTTGCGCCTTGTATCTTTTTGCTATTAAGATCTAAGTGATATACCGTGTCCATTACGTACTTTTATATACTGATTCAGCCACCGTGTCAATGCCCTTGTGGGAGTTTTGTTTCAGAAGGAAACCAAACGGCAGCAATTTCGATTTTTATGCCATGATTTCATTGCGGCACGCGTTGGTTTCCGTTACGTACCGGTAACTTTGCCACAGAAAGAATCGTCGCCCATACACCGTGCGGCAACATCGCTATTATTGTCATTTCCCAAAAAAATGAAAGGGTTGCTTTTGTTTTAATGTGCGGCCATTCACCTTGAAATGGCTTGTTTTACTGCCACAGCGGACGGCATCCACGTGCGTTTTTTTGCACATCTTAATGCCATGCCAAGGATCTTATCATACAAATCTTTTTGACTTTTTTAAAAAATACCTCTATAATGTGTTACAAATGACACATTATTTACCTATACTCATATTATTTACTGTAGCTGTAGGATTTGCCGTAACCAATATAGGGCTATCGGCAATTTTGGGAAGGCGCAAACCCACTGCAGAAAAGCTCTCGCCGTATGAATGTGGCATTGATCCGGTAGGTTCGGCGCGGGAGCGTTTTTCGGTAAAGTTTTATCTCATTGCCATGCTGTTTGTTATTTTTGACATTGAGGTGATTTTTCTTTATCCCTGGGCAGTGGCGTTTAAGTCGCTCAAGCTCTTTGGTTTTATTGAAATGCTCATTTTTCTTGGCATACTCCTTGTCTGTTATTTTTATCTCTGGAAAAAGGGGGGGTTGGAATGGGATTAGAAAGTCATCTTGGTGATAATGTTCTTACCACAACCCTGACCACCATGGTGAACTGGGCGCGCAAGTCTTCTCTCTGGCCAATGCCCTTCGGGCTGGCCTGTTGTGCCATAGAAATGATGGCGGTAGTGGCTCCCCGCTATGATCTTGCGCGGTTTGGCGCTGAGGTCTTTCGCTTTTCACCGCGCCAGTCAGATCTGATGATCGTCGCCGGCACGCTTACTTACAAGATGGCGTCCGTAGCAAAAAAAATTTACGACCAGATGCCGGAACCGAAGTGGGTGATCGCCATGGGCGCCTGTGCGGTCTCCGGCGGCGTGTATAACACCTACAGCGTTGTTCAGGGCCTGGACCAGGTCATACCCGTGGATGTGTACCTTCCCGGATGCCCTCCCAGACCAGAGGCCTTGATCCATGCCATTATGGAGATACAGAAAAAGATTGAGAAGGAAGCGTTGTGAATGCCAATGAAGAATGAAGAGATGACCACATTAATAAAAACAAGGTTTCCTGAGGCGATTGCGGGCGAGAACGTCTTTCGAAACGAGTTAACCCTTACCGTACGAAAGGACGCCGTTGCTGACGTTGCCCGGTTCCTTAAAGAGAACGAGGAACTCGATTTTGATTTTCTCTCTGACCTGTGCGGAGTTGACCGGGTGGAAACCGACGATGTTTTTGAGGTGGTATACCACCTCTATTCTCTTTCAAAAAATCACCGCGTGCGTCTTAAGGCGTCTGTTCCGTCAGACGCTCCGCACCTGCCAACGGTAACGGGTGTCTGGAGCACGGCGAACTGGCATGAAAGGGAGACCTATGATATGTTTGGCGTTGCGTTTGATGGGCATCCGGACCTGCGAAAGATACTCACCCCTGATGACTTTGAGGGATATCCCTTACGGAAAGATTATCCTTTAGACGGAAGACAACCAGCCACGCTCCGGGATATTTATCGAAAGGGTGAGGCGTGACCGAGACAGCAACACCAACAACGACCCATCTGATGACGATCAATATGGGTCCGCAACACCCCAGCACCCACGGTGTCCTGAGGCTTTTGCTGGAATTGGACGGAGAGGTGATCACCAGGGCGGTGCCGCATGTCGGATTCCTCCACCGGGGGGTAGAAAAACTTGCAGAATACCGAACCTATCATCAGTGCATTCCTCTCACCGACCGGCTGGATTACGTTGCCCCTTTCTCAAATAATCTGGCGTACGCCCTGGCCGTTGAGAAGCTGCTTGGCATTGAAGTCCCGGAAAGGGCGCAACACATCCGTGTGCTTCTCTGCGAGCTCACGCGGATTGCCTCCCACCTGTTGTGGCTTGCAACTCATGCGCTGGACATTGGCGCCATGACGGTGTTCTTCTATTGTTTCAGAGAGCGCGAGGCGATCTATGATATCTTTGAGATGGTTACAGGGGCGCGGATGCATACCTCCTATATCCGGGTGGGCGGCGTGTCGCGCGATTTGCCTGGCGGATTCACTGAGAAGACCCATAAGTTCATCATGGAATTTCCCGACAGGATCAAGGAATACGAGACGCTCCTGACGGAGAATCCCATATGGAAAAAACGCACGGTTGGCGTGGGCGTTATTTCCGCCGAAGACGCCATTGACTATGGGCTCAGCGGTCCGAGCTTGCGGGGATCGGGAGTCAACTGGGATATCAGAAAGGCAGAACCCTATTCCCACTATGATAAATACCATTTTGACGTCCCTTTGGGCAAGAACGGCGATGTCTATGACCGGTATCGCATACGGATTGAAGAGATGCGCCAGAGCAACAAGATCGTTCATCAGGCGCTCAATATCCTCCCCAGGGGAAACTTTCTTGCCCGGATACCAAACGTTACCCTGCCTCCGAAAGAGGACGTTGAAACGAATATGGAGTCGATGATTACTCATTTTAAACTGATCACGGACGGCATCCATCCGCCGAAGGGGGAGGTGTATGCAAGCATTGAGGCGCCGAAGGGTGAGTTAGGCTTTTATCTGGTCAGCGATGGCTCCAGCCACCCGTACCGTCTCAAGATACGGCCGCCTTCGTTTGTCAATCTCGAGGCATTGCCGAAGATGATAGAAGGTCGTCTGCTTCCTGATGTCGTTGCGACGATTGGAAGCCTTGACATCGTTTTGGGAGAAATTGATCGTTAATGGATATGACCCAAAAAGAATCGGCGCAAAATACCGCCCTGGATTTTACAAGAGTAGAGCAGGTACTGGAGAAGTATAAAAATGCCCGGGGGGCGCTTATCCCCATTTTGCAGTCCGTTCAGGGGCACTATGGGTATCTGCCGGAACCGGTTGTTGATCGTATTGCGGAACGACTGGGTATCAGCGTGCACGAAATCGTGGGGACGGCTACTTTTTACGCACAGTTCCATTTAAAACCACGCGGGCAGCACATCATCAAGGTTTGTTGTGGGACGGCATGCCACGTGAAAGG from Candidatus Brocadia sp. includes these protein-coding regions:
- the nuoE gene encoding NADH-quinone oxidoreductase subunit NuoE, which produces MDMTQKESAQNTALDFTRVEQVLEKYKNARGALIPILQSVQGHYGYLPEPVVDRIAERLGISVHEIVGTATFYAQFHLKPRGQHIIKVCCGTACHVKGAKKVLQKISETLEVSTGMTTKDNVFTLEEVACLGACSLAPVIMVDEDIHGKLAPDTVNTVIKEIKGA
- the nuoD gene encoding NADH dehydrogenase (quinone) subunit D — encoded protein: MTINMGPQHPSTHGVLRLLLELDGEVITRAVPHVGFLHRGVEKLAEYRTYHQCIPLTDRLDYVAPFSNNLAYALAVEKLLGIEVPERAQHIRVLLCELTRIASHLLWLATHALDIGAMTVFFYCFREREAIYDIFEMVTGARMHTSYIRVGGVSRDLPGGFTEKTHKFIMEFPDRIKEYETLLTENPIWKKRTVGVGVISAEDAIDYGLSGPSLRGSGVNWDIRKAEPYSHYDKYHFDVPLGKNGDVYDRYRIRIEEMRQSNKIVHQALNILPRGNFLARIPNVTLPPKEDVETNMESMITHFKLITDGIHPPKGEVYASIEAPKGELGFYLVSDGSSHPYRLKIRPPSFVNLEALPKMIEGRLLPDVVATIGSLDIVLGEIDR
- a CDS encoding NADH-quinone oxidoreductase subunit C, with product MPMKNEEMTTLIKTRFPEAIAGENVFRNELTLTVRKDAVADVARFLKENEELDFDFLSDLCGVDRVETDDVFEVVYHLYSLSKNHRVRLKASVPSDAPHLPTVTGVWSTANWHERETYDMFGVAFDGHPDLRKILTPDDFEGYPLRKDYPLDGRQPATLRDIYRKGEA